A genomic region of Caenorhabditis elegans chromosome V contains the following coding sequences:
- the F55B12.10 gene encoding Thymosin beta-4 (Confirmed by transcript evidence), with protein MMSTEKMNIRQPAEALACRNAPAAVEKTVPSTEKPAALIQLEKEQKHQKEMESVGRRPEELLAAHSAPAAIDKPYPSTEKKAL; from the exons ATGATGTCTACTGAGAAGATGAATATTCGCCAGCCAGCAGAGGCTCTGGCCTGCCGAAATGCTCCAGCAGCCGTTGAGAAGACAGTTCCATCGACGGAAAAACCAGCTGCCCTGATTCAGCTTGAGAAAGAGCAAAAGCACCAGAAAG aaatggaaTCCGTTGGACGCCGCCCGGAGGAACTTCTTGCTGCACACAGTGCCCCAGCTGCCATCGACAAGCCGTATCCATCGACTGAAAAGAAAGCTTTGTAA